Sequence from the Pseudomonadota bacterium genome:
AAGCGCGAAGACCAAACCGCAGCGGCCGGGCCGCCGACTCAGCAATGGGCAACTGCTGTTTCAGCGAGCTCCGCCGGCTATAGTACCCCAACTCTGCCGGAACGCATTCTCTTTTTGATTTGCCTGATTGTTTGTTGGGTCGTAGCCGGCTGCGCAGCGAAATGCATAGTGTACGTTTTCTGCCTAACCTGAAGCTGGAGCCCAGCGGGGCTTCACCGTCAGCGAAATTGGATACCCCGTCGCGGCTCGTGGTGCTCGTTCGCCTGGTAGTCCTCTATTATTAGGTATGCAGCTGTATCGTCCTGCAAATCGGCCAGAAAATGGGGCAGCGGCATTGAACCGGCACGCGGCGTCATCCGCCACGATCCGACCGCTGGACGATTCCTGCGCTCGGAGCCGCGAACCCCGACGCCCTTTGCGCACGGAAAGCTGGCTCTTTGATACGCGTGCGCGTCTGTACAGGTGCGGGTTCCCAGGGCGCGCACGCAGTCTGCGCCGCCTACCACCTCGGCTCTGCGACCTCTGCTCTGCGACCTCTGCTCTGCGCCTCGGCCGGAGCGGGAAATGGGATTCGAACCCACGACTTCAACCTTGGCAAGGTTGCACTCTACCACTGAGTTATTCCCGCAGGGGAGCACTCAAAAAGGAACCAGTGGATAGAGCATGGGGTTTGGTGTGTCAACCGGGGCTGCGCCCGCCATCGTGCCCGCTCGGGCGCGGCCGTCCGCGTGCGAGCCATGGCTTCAGCTAGCTGGCATCGGCGCCTCGAAGCTGGTGGCCGATGGTGCCTAGGGGCCTCGCCAGCGGCGCCCGGCCATCGCCGGAAAACACGAGCTATTCTTCTATGGGCCCTAATGGTAGCGGATACCGTCGGCCGGCAGCAGCTTCGCGGCCCACCAGCTCGGGATCAGCGTCGCAGTGACGCATATGCCAAGGGAGACCAAGACCGTGAACGAAAACTCGACGGCGCTCGTGCGCACCGGCAAGTGGTCGATGAGGTAGACTTTGGGGTCCAGAGGAAACTCGAACGCCGAAAGGTAGGCGCAGATTCCTCCCCCAAGCGCGAGGCCCGCGGTGGTGCCCACCAGGCCGATCACCGTGCCTTGGGCCAAGAAGATGCTGAGAATAGCCCCGTCCTTGGCACCCATGGCCTTGAGGATGGAGATCTCCCTTCGCTTTTCGAGCACGATCATGATCAGGGTCGCAATGACGTTGAAGGCCGCCACGAAGATGATGGTAGCGATGACCAGACTGAGCATGATCTTCTGGATTTCAAGTGCCGTGAACAGGTTGTGGTTGAGCTCCTGCCAGTCCATCGTGTGAAAGGGCGCACCCCCCATGTCGAGCTCGAGCTGGCGTGCCAATTCGCGAGCTTTGGACAGGTCGTGCAGTCGGATCTCGACACCCGTGACGGTATCTCCCTGGTCGTGAAACGCTTGTGCCTCGTAGAGATCGACGTAGACGAGGCGGGCGTCGTATTCCTGGAAGCCGGCTTCGAATATTCCGACCACCTGGAAATCTCTCGAGCTGGGGCTCCCACCACCCGCTCGCCATAGGCGCGTATCGAGACCGGAGAGCGGAGAGATGATCTTGACCCGATCGCCAAGGCGTATACTGATATTGTTGGCGAGCGTGCGACCCACGACGATTCCAGGCAGCGGCCCTGCCTTCGCTTCGGCGTCGCGCTGCTGCGCCTCGAAAATCCGGGCTTCCTCGACGTCGGTGGGCAGCTCACCCAGGCTCAGCTCGGCGAGAGCCGCCTCCACCGCCTCGGGGCTCGGCACCTTGGCAAGACGCTCGGCGCCGACCCGATCGACCACCAGCTCGTCGAGCGCTTGGTCGAACTCGGGCTCCGGTGATGCGGTCTGAGCTCGGTCATCGATCCGGGTCGACGCAGGTCGTGCGGAGGGCAACCTCAAGCCCACCAGGCTTCCCTCCACGAGCTGTGCAGGCAAATCGAGCACCCGCTGCATCTGCTCCGGATCGACCCCCTTGACGAGGACGCCCGAGAGACGATCACCTTTGGCCAACATCATGTCGTTGATGATGAACGGCGATGCTCCGGCCACCTGCTTCTTCCGGCTCGCTTTTGCGATCACCTCCCGGTATTCCGCGAAGTCGAGTCCATACTTGAGCACCAGCGCATGCGCGTTGACACCGAGTACCTTGTTTTGAAACTCGCGCTGAAACCCCGACGTAATCGACATCACGGCAAGCAGGGCGGCGACGCCTAGCGCTACGCCCGTAACCGCGATGACCGTGATGACCGACACCGTCGCTCGTTTCTTCGAGCGCAGGTAGCGGATGCCGACCTTCAGCGCGTACGACACCTGCGGGCCTGTATCATGAGGGTGCGTCCGACAGCAACGTCGCGGCCGCCGCCGGTGTGCCGGTTCGACGCCTCGGAGCTATAGTAAGAGGGTGCCTTCGCGCTTGCTCTTATCAACCGCCGTAGCGGGGTGGATCGCCGGCTGCACCGCAACCGAGGCCGGCACCGCTCGGGAGCTTCCCGACCCTAGCTCGCCGATCGCCCGAGATGCGTTCCTTCGCACCGACGCCAGCTCTTTGCGGGTTGCCACCGGGCAGGTGGCCTTATTCGAAGCTCGCTACGTCTCGAACGCCGGCCTTCCTCTTGCGGACGAGCCAGTTCGTTTCGCGTTGATAGGTGACAGTGGTGACAGCAGCCTGACGTTTCTCGACTGGAAGAGCGACAAGGACGGCCGCATCGTCAACGGCCTACGCGCCGGTCACCAAGCCGCCGATTTCCAGATCCGAATCACTGCGACACGGGCCGAGGCCGCTTTCGTCGACGTCGAGGTGGCCGAAACCGGCTTCGGCAACTTGCATGTGCGGATCACGCAGAGCAAACGTCGGGCCCCAGACCATTGGACGGTCGCTGCGTATCGGGACAGCGACTGCGGTTCGCTCGATAACTCGACCGAAACCCGTGCCGTGAGCCTGTCGCCTGGGGACGGGGAGGCCGTGTTGGTGGCGCTGCCCGCAGGTGCGCAATACGCCGTGGAGGTGAAAGCTTGGGGCGCCGCGGACACGCTGCTGAGCCACGGATGCTCGGATGCGATCGATCTACCGCGCGAGGTGGACACCACGGTGACCGTAGCCACCCGGGACGAGCCGATAGACAGCAAAGGCGTCTACCAGGTGGAGCTGGAGTGCAGCACCCCGCGACTCGCCGACCATCTTGCGCGCTACGGGCACAGCGCGGCCGCGCAGCAACTCGCTGCCGGCCGGCCGCCCGCGCGCGCCGAGGCCTCGATTCTCCTGGATGCGCTGGAGTCGACCTTGACGGAGATCGGGCATCCCTCCGATCTCGACGCGCTGGTCAGGGAGCGGCAGAGCCGCGATCTGGATTCGAAACTGCAGGCGGCGCTCGGCGCCCGGCAACAGGGGGTAGAGGCGGCGCTCGCGTTTGCGCTGGATCGGGCACAGGAGGCGCTCAGCGAGATCACACTCTCCTCGAGGCTGCAAGTCACGCCCGCTCCGAGCCACGACCGGTGGACGCTGCGCTGGGAACCTCAGACGCTTCGCGTGCCGCCGTCCGATTCGACTGCGAGCGCACAGGTCGCCGTGCCAGCGGCGGTAGTGACCGCGGACAGCACGGCACGCCCGTCGTTGGACCTCATCGAAATGGGGGAGCTCACGCTAGGGCTCGCCTTTGGCGCCCTGGCGACCCAGGTGACGGCCGGCGTGCTGGGTGTGCACGCACCCCGGAGCCTCGCGCAGAGCCTCCGCCAGCGGCTCGGCTGCGGCACGCTGCACGAGCACCTGACCCAAAGGGCCTTGTTCATGGCTTGCGACGCGATGTGCCTCAGAGCTGCCTGCCGCGATGTGCAGGCGCGACTGGAAGCTGCGCTCGCCCAAGCCTGGAATCGCCTCGACCGGCAAGGCCATTCCACAACGCTGCGGGGGGATTGGCTGGTCAACGATACGGACGGCGATCTGGTGGGCGACGAGCTGCTGAGCGACGAATTTGTCGGTGCCTGGGGGCCCGCCGGAGCGGGCTGGCTCAACTGTCAAGCGCGGGCAATGAGGGCGCCTGCGGGCCGCTGAGAGCTCGCTCGTCATCCTCGATCTCCAGGCGCTTTTCGTGTGCTCTGCGCTCGGCAGCAGCCTGAAGCTGGATCCGGCGCTCGATGACCTGCTCATCCGCAAGGGCCAGCTGCAAACGCTCGCGTGCGCGTTCCACCTCGGCGTAGCAGGCTCGAACGGCGGCGAGATGGTGCTCGAATGCCCAGTATTTGCCTCGGAGCTGCGAACGCAGCTGCTCCCTGTGGGCCGCTCCCATCTGCAGCCACTGGGCCCTTACGGTGGCGTCGGGTGTGGGGCGATAAAGCAGCGAGTGCTCCATGCGAAGCCGGGCCTCGAGCTGGTCCGCCGCGAGACGCAGGCACTGCTGGGCCCTCGCGAGGGCGCTCCGGCATCCCTCGAGCTCCTGGCTCGAGCGATCGGTTGCGCCTGCGCGCAACAGCCTTGCCGCACGGAGAGCGGCCGGCGCCAACGAATCCTGTGCCATGACCGATCCTTGATGCGATCGAGTGCCCGGACGCCGGGAGCCACTAGCGCCCGGAATTTGCGTTGGCCCAAGCGTGTACATAGTCTCAAAGGGATGGGCCGGAAGCAAGTTCTTGTGCCTGGCACGGGCGCTGCTCTGTTGGTGTTGGTGTTGGTGTTGGCATCGCTGGGCATCGGAAAGGCTGTGCCCGCGACGGCGGACCGTCCGGCCTTAGGCTCACCGCTCCTCGTTAGAGCGCTCGCCAAAAGGCCGCTGCACCCTCGTGCGGGCAGCCCAGAGCAGCGTGTTCGAGCAGCATGGTTGCGGGGGGATGCACAAGAAGCACTCAAGCTCGCCCAGTCGCGGCTCAAGCGCGCTAGCGCAGCCGAAGCCGTGCGTCTGAACTGGCTGGCGGCACGCAATGCCGACGACGCGCAGCAGCGAGCAAGGCACTTGGCTCGCGTGATCCGAAGCGGTCATGAGCTGTCTCGTTGGGCGCGTCTGCTCCGGGCCGAAGCCCTGCTCGAATCGGACCCGAAGACCGCGCGCGGTGAAAGCAAGACGCTGACCGACGACTGGGCTGGAGCTGCCAGGGCCCGCAAGCTGTACGCTCTGGCTTTGCACGATGCGGGTGAGGCAGAGCGCGCACTGCCTTTGCTCGAACGACTCAACCAAGAGCGGCGTGCCGCGGTGCCAGCGCTCGACGTAACGCTACGGCTCGCCCAAACCCTCGGCGCGCAGGACGACCTGTCGGCGGTGCGACGGGCCGTCGACCTTTACCGAACGCTCGGCAGCCGCACGCCCATCCGGTCGCATGCCGCAGTTGCGGAACAGAAGATCCGCGAGCTGCTCACGCGCCTGCCGGCGCAAGAGCGGCGACGCTACGAGCATCCCACGATCGAAGACGCCTTCGCGCGCGCAACGGCGCTGTTTCGGGCGCGCCGCTACGAAGCGGCCGGCGAGGCGTACGCGGCACTGCTCGAGCGTGTCCATGACGACGACGCACTGACTTGCAAGGTCCGTCTGGAGCAGGGCCGCGTCCTGCTGCGGCTGCGAAAGCGGGAGCAGGCGGCCGCCCTGATGACAGGGATCGCCGACAGCTGCGCTTCGGACGAGATCAAGGCCTGGGCTCGCTACTACGCCGGCCGTGCCTACTACCGGACGGGCCAGCACGACGCCGCACTAAGGCAGCTTGCGCAGCTGGGTGCCAAACAGCACCGACTCGCGGACGACGCGCTCTATATCAGCGCCCGCATCGCCTTCGACGACGGCGACGAGGCCGGTGGGGGGCGTTTCCTGACCGAGCTGCTCGAACACCATCCCGAGGGCGACATGTGCGGCCAGGCGCGTTTCGCGCTCGCCTGGCAGGACGTCAAGGCGCACCGGCTCGAAGAGGCCCTCCGGCACTTTGATGAGGCGCTCGGGGCGGCCACGCTGCTCGAGGCCAACCGAGCCCGGCTGCTTTACTGGCGGGCTCGGACGCTCAGCTGGACGGGTCGCGCCGCCAGGGCTCGCGAGGACTACGAGTGGCTCGTACGAAACCGCCCCTTGAGCTACTACGCGCAGCAAGCGCTCGGGCGGCTCGAGGAAATCGCACCCAAGGTGGCCCGGGAGCTACGCGCGCAGTTGAAGCAGACCAGGGGGGTAATCCAAGTACGACCCACGGCGGGGTCCGTCACACGCACGCCCGCGTTCAAGAGGGCGTTGGCGCTGCTGCGGGTGGGGGAGTTCGCATTGGCCGGGGCGGAGTTCTCGTGGCTCGGAATGACCGGCGCCAGCTCGGAGCCGCAGACGCTGCGCTATGTGGCGGGCCTGCTGCACGACGCGGGCGCCTACGCGCAGGCCAGCCGCCTGGTACGCAGCCGGCTGGGCGCTTTTCGGCATGCGCCCATGGACAGCGAGGCGCTCGCGCTGTGGCGAATCGCCTATCCCAAGGCCTATGCACCGCTCATCGAGCACGTGGCCGACAAGAGCAGCGTTCCGGCCAGCTTCCTGCGGGCCGTGGTTCGGGAGGAGAGCCGATTCAACCCGTCAGCCGTATCGCGTGCGCGCGCCTACGGCCTGATTCAGCTCATCGGCCCCACGGCCCGCACCTACGGTCGCCAGCTCGGGCTTCCCAGCAACCCCGCGGCGCTGCGGGTGCCCGAGATCAACCTGCGCATCGGCGCGCGGTTCATCTCCCAGCTGTGGCAACGTTACGCGCGCAACCCCGCCGTGGTCCCGTCGGCGTACAACGCCGGTCCCGGCGCGGCCGAACGCTGGCTGCGGCAACGCCCGCAACGCGCGCTGGATGAGTGGATCGAGGAGATCCCCTACCTCGAGACACGCCGCTACACCAAGCGGGTGCTGGCCAGCTGGAGCGCCTACACCTGGCTCGACACCGGGCGGCTGCCACGGCTGAGCAGGACGCTGCCGCAGCTGTAGCAGGTTGCCGGTGCAAGAGTACGGGAGGTTCTCGCCCGCGCAGGCCAGGCTCTCTCGCTCGAAGGCTAGCCGAGCGTGGTGCCAAAGATGCCGGAGCTCATAGGATTCAAACCGGTCGGCGCGCTAGGGCAGCTGCGACAACAGTGTGGAGGCAGGCACAACGCACGGATCTGTGCGGCCGAAGCAGCTTGCGGCTACATGATTACGGCTCAGCACGGCCTGGAACGCGTGCCTGGCCCTGGTTTGCCGCTGGAAATGCGCAAGGTGGTCACTGAGTCTGGCTTCGCTCTGCTTCGCTTCCACCATGAACCAGGGCTCTCCATCGCGCACCACCAAGAAATCGACCTCTCGCTTGTCCTTGTCGCGCAAATAGCGGAGCTCGTAGTCGCCGAGGCCCGCGTCTTGCCAAGCCTGAACCGACTTGAGCAAGTGGCAGGCAACAAAGGTCTCGTACCGTTGACCGGGATCGCTTATCGCCGACCAATCCCTGAGGAACCACTTAGGCTCCTTCCGCAGAGACTTTGCCACGTTACGAAACCACGGACGCACTAGGAAGCCATAGTGCAACGTGCATGCCGCAGCGACCCAGCGGCGAACGGTGTCCACCGATACGTTCACGTTGCGCGCGAGGCTGGAGTAGCTGAGCTGACAGCCTGAGCGCTCGCGCAGCAGTGCGAAGGCGAGCTCGAGCTGTGCGAGATCCTGGATTGGACTCAGATCACGGACATCCTCCCGCACGAGCTGGGCAAAGCGCAGGGACCGCCAGCGTCGTGAGAAGCGCGAGTCGTCCTTTGCATACGGCTCGGGGAAACCGCCGTGCTTGTACAGCGCCTTGAAGCGGCGCGGGCCCAGCCGCTCGGGTGGCCGCACTTCCCTGGCGAGCAGTCCGGGGTGTACGAGCTCGCCCACAGACAGCGGGTGCATCCGATAGAGCAGATACCGACCCATCAAGCTGTCGCCCCCCCGGCGGTAGACGTCCATGCGCGAGCTGCCCGTGACGACGATCCGAAGCCGGTCCGCGTGCTTGTCGAATAGGCCCTTCAGCAGCGTGCGCCAACGTCGGTACTTGTGGATCTCGTCGATCACGAGCAGCGCGGGACGATCGCTCAGCTGTCCGAGCGAGAGCGCCGCGACAATCGCGGACGGCCCCCGCGTGATCAGCCGCCGGTCGTCTTCATCATCCCAATTGAGGTACTTGCAACGCGGATCGAGCCGGCGGCAGGTCGTCGTCTTGCCTACCTGCCTCGGACCGGTCACGAAGACCATCTGCCGGTGTGCCTGCAGATGTTCGGTCAGCAGTACGTCGTAGAGACGCGGAATCGGCATGGGACCATCTTACGATGGTTCATAAGATGGTCCAAACCGTTTTACGAACCATCGTAAGACGGTCCGAGCCATGGGCCCCACGCCTGTGCTTGTCAGCGACTTCTGCGAACCTTGACACCGGCGTGTCCCTCGTGGACCGCACCCGGCCACCGGCGTTCGCGCTCCGCGGCTGCCGGGTATCGGGGGCGGGATCGGGCGGAGAGTTTCGCGCGTGATTTGATCGCGTGCTTTGCAGGTATCGCCGGTACCTGTGGGGCTCCGGCGCTCACGTGGGTAGCGCGAGCTGGACGGCGGCCGCATCCGGTTGAGCAAGGTCAACCATGAGC
This genomic interval carries:
- a CDS encoding ABC transporter permease gives rise to the protein MSYALKVGIRYLRSKKRATVSVITVIAVTGVALGVAALLAVMSITSGFQREFQNKVLGVNAHALVLKYGLDFAEYREVIAKASRKKQVAGASPFIINDMMLAKGDRLSGVLVKGVDPEQMQRVLDLPAQLVEGSLVGLRLPSARPASTRIDDRAQTASPEPEFDQALDELVVDRVGAERLAKVPSPEAVEAALAELSLGELPTDVEEARIFEAQQRDAEAKAGPLPGIVVGRTLANNISIRLGDRVKIISPLSGLDTRLWRAGGGSPSSRDFQVVGIFEAGFQEYDARLVYVDLYEAQAFHDQGDTVTGVEIRLHDLSKARELARQLELDMGGAPFHTMDWQELNHNLFTALEIQKIMLSLVIATIIFVAAFNVIATLIMIVLEKRREISILKAMGAKDGAILSIFLAQGTVIGLVGTTAGLALGGGICAYLSAFEFPLDPKVYLIDHLPVRTSAVEFSFTVLVSLGICVTATLIPSWWAAKLLPADGIRYH
- a CDS encoding transglycosylase SLT domain-containing protein, which encodes MRGDAQEALKLAQSRLKRASAAEAVRLNWLAARNADDAQQRARHLARVIRSGHELSRWARLLRAEALLESDPKTARGESKTLTDDWAGAARARKLYALALHDAGEAERALPLLERLNQERRAAVPALDVTLRLAQTLGAQDDLSAVRRAVDLYRTLGSRTPIRSHAAVAEQKIRELLTRLPAQERRRYEHPTIEDAFARATALFRARRYEAAGEAYAALLERVHDDDALTCKVRLEQGRVLLRLRKREQAAALMTGIADSCASDEIKAWARYYAGRAYYRTGQHDAALRQLAQLGAKQHRLADDALYISARIAFDDGDEAGGGRFLTELLEHHPEGDMCGQARFALAWQDVKAHRLEEALRHFDEALGAATLLEANRARLLYWRARTLSWTGRAARAREDYEWLVRNRPLSYYAQQALGRLEEIAPKVARELRAQLKQTRGVIQVRPTAGSVTRTPAFKRALALLRVGEFALAGAEFSWLGMTGASSEPQTLRYVAGLLHDAGAYAQASRLVRSRLGAFRHAPMDSEALALWRIAYPKAYAPLIEHVADKSSVPASFLRAVVREESRFNPSAVSRARAYGLIQLIGPTARTYGRQLGLPSNPAALRVPEINLRIGARFISQLWQRYARNPAVVPSAYNAGPGAAERWLRQRPQRALDEWIEEIPYLETRRYTKRVLASWSAYTWLDTGRLPRLSRTLPQL
- a CDS encoding ATP-binding protein, encoding MPIPRLYDVLLTEHLQAHRQMVFVTGPRQVGKTTTCRRLDPRCKYLNWDDEDDRRLITRGPSAIVAALSLGQLSDRPALLVIDEIHKYRRWRTLLKGLFDKHADRLRIVVTGSSRMDVYRRGGDSLMGRYLLYRMHPLSVGELVHPGLLAREVRPPERLGPRRFKALYKHGGFPEPYAKDDSRFSRRWRSLRFAQLVREDVRDLSPIQDLAQLELAFALLRERSGCQLSYSSLARNVNVSVDTVRRWVAAACTLHYGFLVRPWFRNVAKSLRKEPKWFLRDWSAISDPGQRYETFVACHLLKSVQAWQDAGLGDYELRYLRDKDKREVDFLVVRDGEPWFMVEAKQSEARLSDHLAHFQRQTRARHAFQAVLSRNHVAASCFGRTDPCVVPASTLLSQLP